Proteins found in one Methylobacterium sp. CB376 genomic segment:
- a CDS encoding YbhB/YbcL family Raf kinase inhibitor-like protein, whose amino-acid sequence MAFTLTSPAFANGALLPSRYARHGENLSPPLAWSNPPPDTRSFVLILEDPDAPAPSFRHWVIYDIPHERRHLPEGGSSGAAVEGLPHAVNGFRNAHYDGPAPPPGDPPHTYRFRLLALGIAHLGLDGQPSAAQVWDVARENILSEAELTATFRR is encoded by the coding sequence ATGGCCTTCACCCTGACGAGCCCGGCCTTCGCGAACGGGGCGCTGCTCCCGTCCCGCTACGCCCGGCACGGCGAGAACCTGTCGCCGCCGCTCGCCTGGAGCAATCCGCCGCCGGACACGCGCAGCTTCGTCCTGATCCTGGAGGATCCGGACGCGCCGGCCCCGTCCTTCCGGCACTGGGTGATCTACGACATCCCGCACGAGCGGCGCCACCTGCCCGAGGGCGGCAGTTCGGGCGCGGCGGTCGAGGGCCTGCCCCACGCGGTCAACGGTTTCCGCAACGCCCATTACGACGGCCCGGCGCCGCCGCCCGGCGACCCGCCCCACACCTACCGCTTCCGGTTGCTGGCGCTCGGCATCGCGCATCTCGGCCTCGACGGGCAGCCCTCGGCGGCGCAGGTCTGGGACGTGGCCCGGGAGAACATTCTCAGCGAGGCCGAACTCACCGCCACCTTCCGGAGGTGA